A part of Nerophis lumbriciformis linkage group LG25, RoL_Nlum_v2.1, whole genome shotgun sequence genomic DNA contains:
- the mief2 gene encoding mitochondrial dynamics protein MID49 — MNFKGGRRRGEDGVAVVIDFLLSNARLVLGVGAAAVLGIATLAVKRLIERAGRAAEDEKVEQKISELTSAATKKGLEGVVTQHVAKATAAQKADLGQQKPTSSEDTSKDQPKTNKVHLCVPTLQDRLLRFYRTRAALSPQEVQQAQSRALDICTEIQGFLRSRLADTPLGEMSLGGSLLDDLQVVSADHACLLVPVQLEASLWRLVPGEETLLTHPLHWMVRRLNMEYFPRGRSYWDRYLVGGYLSAEAVVNMFSKVVMETMNWPSVSSTLDCLVGPVPGGPGLRLEIRPSSERSTSDETLFITVLPVLREADVVLTAQPELTSPWHHAWHLSLYPWETRRLAQLDAADDGRRRTALKLLKAVCRLNPALRPLGSAPLANLVLHLSEREGDWSEPSLHLRFRQCVAELIGHLEQEVLLSYFKPAVNLLSGLTEEQVDQMGFMLYCAASQPEILLM; from the exons ATGAACTTCAAAGGCGGTCGGAGGAGAGGCGAGGACGGCGTCGCCGTGGTGATCGACTTCCTGCTGTCCAACGCCCGCCTGGTGCTGGGGGTGGGCGCCGCCGCCGTGCTGGGCATCGCCACCCTGGCAGTGAAGCGT CTGATCGAGCGCGCGGGCCGCGCCGCCGAAGACGAGAAGGTGGAGCAGAAGATATCTGAACTGACCTCGGCGGCGACCAAGAAGGGTCTGGAGGGTGTGGTCACGCAGCACGTCGCCAAGGCAACCGCAGCCCAGAAag CTGACCTGGGCCAACAAAAGCCAACGTCCTCCGAGGACACGTCCAAAGACCAGCCAAAGACCAACAAAGTCCACCTGTGTGTCCCCACATTGCAG GATCGTCTGCTGCGGTTCTACCGCACCCGAGCGGCACTTTCCCCCCAGGAGGTCCAGCAGGCTCAGTCCCGGGCCCTGGACATCTGCACCGAGATCCAAGGCTTCCTGCGCAGCCGCCTGGCCGACACGCCTCTGGGAGAGATGAGCCTGGGAGGTTCTCTCCTGGACGACCTGCAG GTGGTGAGTGCGGACCACGCCTGTCTGCTGGTGCCCGTGCAGCTGGAGGCTAGTCTGTGGCGTCTGGTGCCGGGGGAGGAGACTCTGCTCACACATCCTCTGCACTGGATGGTGCGACGCCTCAACATGGAATATTTCCCCAGAGGACGCAGCTACTGGGACAG GTACCTGGTGGGCGGCTACTTGTCAGCTGAGGCTGTCGTCAACATGTTCAGCAAGGTCGTCATGGAAACGATGAACTGGCCGTCCGTCAGCAGCACTTTGGACTGCCTGGTCGGACCGGTGCCGGGAGGACCGGGCCTGAGACTGGAGATTCG GCCTTCAAGTGAACGCAGCACGAGTGACGAGACGCTCTTCATCACGGTGCTGCCGGTCCTGAGGGAGGCCGACGTGGTCCTGACGGCCCAGCCCGAGCTCACGTCTCCCTGGCATCACGCCTGGCACCTCTCCCTCTACCCCTGGGAGACGCGGCGCCTGGCCCAGCTGGACGCGGCCGATGACGGCCGCCGCCGGACCGCGCTCAAGTTGCTCAAGGCGGTGTGTCGCCTCAACCCTGCCCTGCGCCCGCTGGGCTCCGCCCCCCTGGCCAACCTGGTCCTGCACCTGAGCGAGCGCGAGGGCGATTGGAGCGAGCCCAGTCTGCACCTTCGCTTCCGGCAGTGCGTGGCGGAGTTGATCGGCCACCTGGAGCAGGAGGTCCTGCTCAGCTACTTCAAGCCTGCCGTCAACTTGCTGAGCGGCCTGACGGAGGAGCAGGTGGACCAGATGGGCTTCATGTTGTACTGCGCCGCCTCCCAGCCTGAAATCCTGCTCATGTGA